The DNA region GGGCGGCGCATGGCGGCGATGTTCGACGGCTTCCGCATCGACCACCTGGTGGGCTTCTACCGCACGTACTGGCGGCCGCTCGACGGCGCCGCTCCCCGCTTCGTGCCTGGCGAGGAGGCGGAGCAGCGGGCGCTCGGCGAGGCGGTGATCGAGGCCTTCGCGTCGGCGGGTGCGGCCCTCATCGCCGAGGATCTGGGCACCATCCCCGACTTCGTGCGCGAGTCGCTCCAGCGACTCCAGCTCCCGGGCTACAAGGTGATGCGCTGGGAGCGCGACTGGCACGCCGAGGGGCAGCCCTTCCACGATCCCGCTGCGTACGGACCCACCTCGCTGGCGACCACGGGCACGCACGACACCGACATGCTCGCCGACTGGTGGGACACGGCCACGGCGGAGGAGAAGACGGCACTGCTCGCGATTCCGGCGCTCGCCGGGGCCGGTTTCACCCCCGAGCAGCCGTTCGACGAGGCGATCCGCGACGCGCTGATCGCCACGCTGCTGCAGTCGGGATCGGACCTGGTGATCTTCCCGCTGCAGGACCTCTTCGGCTGGCGCGATCGCATCAACGTGCCCGCGACCGTCGGCCCCGGGAACTGGAGCTGGGCCTCACACATCCCCGTCGACCGGCTGCTCGACGATGAGCAGGGACGCGAGCGCGCCGAGACCCTGCGCGCAATGGTCGACGCGTCAGGGAGGTAGGCGTCGGCCTTGGCCGACGCCCAGCGAATCATCACTGACTGTCGACCTGAAGGTCGACGGCTACACATCAACGGCCTCAGCGACAGATCACCGACCGTCGCGCAAGCGCGACGGCGACATTCGCGAAACCGACGGTCACACATCAGGAACGCATGGAAGAAGAAGTCGGCCCCGTCCGTGCGCCCGAACTCGATGGCGCAATCGCCTGGCTCAACACGCCAGCGCCGATCACGCTCGCGCAATTGCGCGGGAAGGTCGTCCTGCTCGACTTCTGGACCTACGGCTGCATCAACTGCCTGCACGTGCTGCCCGATCTCCAGCGTCTGCAGGCGAAGTTCCAGGACGAGCTCGTGGTCATCGGTATCCACGCGGCCAAGTTCGACAACGAGCGCAGCACCGAGAACATCAGGCGCACGCTGCAGCGGCTCGGCATCCGGCACCCGGTGGCCAACGACGCGGCGTTCCGCATCTGGCAGGCCTACACGGTGCGGGCGTGGCCCACGCAGGTGCTGATCGACCCGCGCGGCTACGTGGTCGGGACGGCGACGGGTGAAGGACACGGCGCGCAACTCGAAGAGGTGATCGGCGCCGTGGCGACGGTTTTCGAGCAGGAAGGCCTGCTCGATCGCACACCACGTCCGCTGGCGCCGGTGGACCGCGCCGACGACGGCCCGCTGGCGTTCCCGGGGAAGGTGCTCGCCGACGAGGCCGGCGGCCGACTCTTCATCGCCGACACGCAGCACCACCGCATCGTCGAGACCGACCTCGACGGGCGTATCGGTCGCGTCTTCGGCACGGGCACGCCGGGGCGTGACTACGGGCCGGCCGACGCCGCGCAGTTCCAGGAGCCGCAAGGGCTCGCCCTCGCTGGCGACACGCTGTGGGTGGCCGACGCGGGCAACCACCTCATCCGACGCATCGACCTGGTGAGCGGGATGGTCAGCACGGTTGCCGGGACGGGGCGCCAGGCGACGTGGCAGCAGTCCGACGGGGGCGCGGCGCTCGAGACGTCCCTCAACTCGCCGTGGGACCTGGCGTGGGACGGACGGCTGTTGTTCATCGCGATGGCCGGCCCCCATCAGGTATGGCTGCTCGACCCGGCGCGCGGTCTGGTGCTGCGGTATGCCGGGACCGGGGCAGAGGGGCGTGCCGACGGCGACGTCGACGCCGCGGCGTTCGCGCAGCCGTCGGGCCTGGCCATCGACGGCCGGACGCTCCTGGTCGCCGACGCGGAGGCCAACATCGTGCGCGCAGTGGCGCTGCCGCCCGAGAACACGGTACGAACCCTGGCCGGCGGGGATCTCTTCGAATTCGGCGACGTCGACGGGGAGGGCGACGCGGCCCGGTTCCAGCACCCGCTCGGGCTGGCGGTGTCGGAGGGGCAGGTCCTGGTCGCCGACACGTACAATCATCGGATCAGGCGCCTCGACCCCGTGTCGGGGCGGGTGACGCGGTGGGTCGGGTCGGGACGTCCCGGACACGTGGACGGCGCGCCCCACCAGGCCTGCTTCTACGAGCCAGGGGGCCTGTCGGCATCGTCGACCCACGTGTACGTGGCCGACACGAACAACCACGCGGTGCGGGTGATCGAGATCGCCTCGGGCGAGGTCCGCACGCTCCGCATCACGTAGGCGTCGGCCTTGGCCGACGCGAGTAGCACGCTGCAGAACACGTGGCCGTCGACGTTCACGTCGACGGATGGCAGTGGTTCGTGGCCGTCGACCTCCAGGTCGACGGAACATTCACTCAGGAGAGGACACACAGATGATTCGTACGTCGAAGGCGCAGTGGAACGGTGGGCTCAAGGACGGCAACGGGACGGTGAAGCTCGGGAGCGGCGCGTACGAGGGGCAGTACTCGTTCACGTCGCGTTTCGAGAGCGGCACGGGCACCAACCCGGAGGAGCTCATCGCCGCGGCGCACGCGGGGTGCTTCTCGATGGCGCTGTCGGCGGGCCTCGGCAAGGCCGGCATCAACGCGACGCGCATCAACACCGAGGCGAAGGTGAATTTCGAGAAGGTGGGTGATGGCTTCAGCATCACCCGCATCGACCTGGTGACCGAGGGCGTGGTGCCGGGCATCGATCAGGCGACGTTCCTCGAGCACGCCGAGGCGGCCAAGAAGGGCTGCCCGATCAGCCGCGCGCTCGCGTCGGTGGAGATCACGCTCGACGCGAAGCTGGTCTCGTAGTCCCGAAGCTCCGGGCTTCAGGCTCAGGGCTCAGAGAGCATTCTGAGCCTTGAGCCCTGGGCCTCGAGCCATCAGTACCCCGCGGCGTATCCGTCTTTCCTGCTCTCGGACGCCCCGTAGTACACGCCGTCCTTGCGCATGATGGCCTGGTAGCCGCCGTACATGCCGTAGGCGTGGGTCACCTTGTGGCCGCGCCGCATCAGCTCGCGGATCGTCTCGGCCGGATACCCCGCTTCGAGGTTCAGCTCGCCGACGTTGGGCACGTGTCCGCTGCGCGGGAACGAGCCGACGTGGTAGATGCGCGGCGCGTCGCCGGCCTCCTGCAGGTTCATCCCGAAGTCGATCAGGTTGAGCAGCACCTGCACGTGGCCCTGCGGCTGCATGTCGCCGCCCATCAGGCCGAAGCTCAGGTACGGCTCGTCGTTGCGCGTCACCATCGCAGGGATGATGGTGTGGAACGGCCGCTTGCCAGGCGCGTAGCCGTTGGGGTGATCCTCGCGCAGCTCGAACCACATGCCGCGGTTGTGCAGCGCGAAGCCGGTGCCCGCCGCCACTTCCATCGACCCGAACGACAGCGAGTTGCTCTGGATGAGCGACACCATCATGCCGTCCTTGTCGGCGACGGTGAGGTACACGGTGTGGCTGTCGACGGGGAAGCCCGAGTCGTACACGCCGGCGACGTCCGGCTTCACGAGGGCGCGCCGCTGCGCCGCGTACTCCTTCGTGAGCAGCTTCTCGACCGGCACCTTCATCGAGCCCGGCTCGGCGTACACCGCGGCCAGGTCCTCGAAGGCGAGCTTCTTGGCCTCGGTGAACCAGTGCACGTGGTCGGCGCTGCCGAAGCCGGCCTTCGCCAGGTCGACGCCCTCGAGCACGTTCAGCATCTCCAGCACGGCGCTGCCCTGCGTGTTGGGGGGCATCTCCCATACGCGGTGGCCGCGGTAGGTGGTGCTCACCGGCGTCACCCAGTCGGACGTATGGGCGGCGAAGTCCTCGACCGACAGGAAGCCGCCCTGCGCCTGGATGTGCGTGGCGATGGCCTTGGCGATCTGCCCCTTGTAGTAGGCGTCGCGGCCGCCCTTGGCGATCAGTTCCAGGCTGGTGGCCAGATCCGGGTTGCGGAAGATCGCGCCCTTGGCCGGGAACTGGCCGCCCGGCATGTAGAGCGCGCGCAGGTTGGCGAAGCTGCCAGCCGGCGTGGCTGGAAGGCGCTGGCTGAGGCGCAGGCGTGAATCGTCCGAGATGTCGGGCGCGACGGGAATGCCCTCGCGCGCGTAGGCAATCGTCGGCGCCAGCAGTTGCGCCATCGGCGTGCGGCCGAACCGCGCGTGCAGCATGAACCAGCCGTCGACGCAGCCGGGCACGCTGACCGCCAGCGGGCCGTTGGCCGGGATCTGCGACAGCCCGCGCCGTTTGAGTTCGGCAAGCGTCATCCCGCGTGCCGAGCGGCCCGAGGAGTTGAGCCCGTACGGCTGGCGCGTCTTCGGGTCCCAGACCATCGCGAACAGGTCGCCGCCGATGCCGCTGTTGCCGGGATCTCCGAGGCCCAGGAAGGCGTTGGCGGCGATGGCGGCGTCCACGGCGTTGCCGCCGGACTTCAGCACGTCGAGCGCGATCTGCGTGGCGAAGGGATGGCTGGTGGCCACCATGCCGTGCCGCGCGATCACCTCCGAGCGCGACGCGAACGGGCGCCCCGAGAGCCGGTCCTGCGCGACCATCGTGGCGCCACACGCCACGGCCACGGCTGCCGCGACGATGGCGCGGGCGAATCGGGACGGAGCCGTCATGCCTGCGTTCCCGCGACGATCTGCAGGTGCGCGACGTGGTGCCGCCCGTGCCACGCATACATCTGCACCAGCTTGTCGAGGGTCATCGGGCCGCGCTCGGGGTGGACGATCTCCCGTGCGAAGGCCTCGTCGGGCAACGCCTCGAGCAGCGTCGCCCAGCGCTGGTGCAGGGCCTCCACCAGCGCCAGCGACGGCTCGATCGGGGTGAGCGCCGCGTCGGGCAGTTCGGCCCAGGCCTTCTCGTCGTAGGCCTTCAGGTCGGGGCGGTCCTCGGTGAGCAGCCACCGCGTTCTGACGTACGCGTTGACGTGGCTGTCGGCGACGTGGTGGATCACCTGCCGGGCCGTCCAGCCGCCCTCGCGGTACGGCGTGGCGAGTTGCGCCTCGCTCAGGGAGGCGGCGGCCGCTCGCAGGGTCTGCGGGAACTGCCGGATCGTGGAGATGGCGTCGCGGCGTACCGACGTGTCGCCGCTCTCGTCGAAGACGAAGCGGCCTACCGGGTAGCGAAGAGCATCGGACATGGAGGGAAGTTTAACGTTTAACGTTTGACGTTTGACGTTTGGACTAGCGCCCGCACCTCCCGCCTCCCCAGTCCCGCCTCCCCACTCCCGCCTCCCGACTCCCGACTCCCGACTCCCGACTCCCGCCTCCGGTCCCGCTACCTGTTCACGAACGCCATGCCGTCGGGCGTGTACCGTTCGCCGGCCACCGTGCCCTTGGGGCTGATCGACTCCAGGCGCGACAGGTCGGCGTCGTCGAGGCGCAGGTCGCCGGCGGCGAGGTTCTCCTCGAGGCGCGCGATGCTGCGGGTGCCCGGGATGGGCACCATGTCGTCGCCCTGGGCCAGCACCCAGGCGAGCGCGAGCTGCGCGGGCGTGCAGCCCTTGTCCTGGGCCATCACCGCGACGGCGTCGACCAGGGCCAGGTTCTTCGCGAAGTTGGCGCCCTGGAATCGGGGCGAGCGGCGGCGGAAATCGTCCTCGGCCAGGTCCTCGAAGCGGCGGATCGCGCCGGTGAGGAAGCCGCGCCCGAGCGGGCTGTACGGCACGAGGGTGATGCCCAGTTCCCGGCACGTCGGGATCACGTCGTCCTCGATGTCGCGGCTCCACAGCGAGTACTCCGACTGCAGGGCCGCGATCGGGTGGACGGCGTGGGCCCGGCGAATGGTCTGCGCGCCGGCCTCCGACAGGCCGAGGAATCGCACCTTGCCGGCCTTCACGAGATCGGCCATTGCACCGACGGTCTCCTCGATCGGCGTGTCGGGGTCCACGCGGTGCTGGTAGTACAGGTCGATGTGATCCACGCCGAGACGCTGCAGGCTGCCGTCGCAGCTCGCCTTGACGTACTCGGGGGTGCCGCGGATGCTGCGCTTCGACGGGTCGGCGAGATCGCGGACGATGCCGAACTTGGTGGCCAGGAGCACGCGGTCGCGGAAGGGCCGCAGCGCGCGGCCCACCAGTTGCTCGTTGGTGTACGGCCCGTACATGTCGGCGGTGTCGAAGAGCGTCACGCCGAGCTCGACGGCGCGCACCAGCGTCGCGATCGACTGGGCGTCGTCGCGCGGGCCGTAGAAGTCGGACATGCCCATGCAGCCGAGGCCGAGGGCCGAGACGGGGATCTTCGCGGGACCGAGCGCGCGCTGGGGGATGGTCATGACCCATTCTGGCGCGAAAGCGGGAGGGCTCTCGCAGTCGGATCACGGATGAGCGTGTGTCACGCCGTGCGGCCGCCCCGGGTACGGCCAACGGTCCACCACGACGTGGCCGGCTGGGTGATCGATCACCGCCACGCCAGGCGCCGTGCCGCCCTCGTACGCGGCGAACGTGTAGCGCCCGTTCGGCGCCGTCCATTGGTGAGCGCCGAGCGTCGTGAGCTCGTCCGGTCTGCCGAGCGTGACGAGCGTGTGCTCGAACGTCTCGGTGTTCACGACCGCGAGTCGCGCCGGCGTGGTGCGCAGTCCCACCGTCAGCAGCTTCTCGTTGGCAGAGAGGCGAAGCGTGTCGGGCAGACCGACCTCGAGTCTGTCCTCGTACCCGTAGGGCTGCGTGAGGTCGATCACGGCGATGCGGTTGGCCGTGCGGCGACTGACGTACGCGATCCTCTCGTCGTGCGTGATGGCGAGCTCGTGTGCCCCCGGAACCGCCAGTCGCCAGAGGACCGTGCCCGTGAACGGATCCATCGCGATGACCTCGCTGGTGGCGTCACTGGTCAGATAGATCGTGCGCCCGCTGTTGGAGAAGACGGCGGCATGCACGCGGGCGGTGGAAGCGTCCGGGTCGACGTCCCACGTGCCGATCAGCATGTCGGCGTGCGTGTCGATGATCGCGACCTTGTCGGTGCCGTACAGGCCGACTGCCACCAGGGTGCCACCCGGACTGGCGTGGACGTGGTGTGGGCGGATGCCGCCAGGAGGGATGATCCGCGTGAGCGTCTCGCCCGTGTCCTCGTCCACGACGACCACGGCCGGGCTGGCCCCGAACTCCTCCGCGACATAGAGCTTGCCGTTGGCGTACGCCAGGTCGCCCGGTTGCGAGTTGGTGGCCATGGGAACCGTCCGCACCACCGCGCCGGTGGCTGCGTCGAAGCCGCGGATGCTGTGGGCGCCCCGGTTGGCCACCCAGATGGTGCCGGCAGTGCCCGGCCAGGTGCTGGCGGCCGGCAGGGTGACCACGCCCCAGCAGGCCAGGCCCATCGTTGCCCCGAGGGTCGTGTAGACACGAATCGAGTGACGCATCGCTCCTCCTGTCGCATCGCGGCGAGGCGCGCCGCGCGCCGCCGGCCTGCGGGTAGCCGATCCCCGTGCCAGGCGGACGGGCGTGGCCGGGTGCCGTGGTGGGTTAGGCCTGACCCTACGCGACCGGCGCGCGCGATGCGATGCACGCGTGGTGAAACGATGGTGACCCGGGTGAACTTCGCGTGAACTGGCCCGCGTGGCCCCGGCGATGGGCCCGCCGTGAACTCATCCGCGCGGTGTTTGACCCCTCCCAGGGGCACGCCTACACTGGGCGCACACAGCAGGACACATGGACACCCGGGCGACGAAGGCTCGCCTCCGCTTCGGTCCATTCGAGCTCGACACTGCGGCAGGTGAACTCCACCGCGGGCGCGAGCGCGTTCGGCTCCAGGAGCACCCGCGCCAGGTGCTCGAGGCGCTGCTCGAACGGCCGGGCGAGGTGGTCTCACGCACGGCGCTGCGCGAGCGGTTGTGGAGCCAGGACACGTTCGTCGACTTCGAGCACGGGCTCAACACCGCGATCAAGAAGCTGCGGCAGGCGCTCGGCGACTCGGCAGACGCGCCCGAGTTCGTCGAGACGCTTGCCAGGCGTGGCTACCGCTTCATCGCGCCCGTGCAGCGGGTCGTGTCGCCGCCAGGCGCCGATGTGCCGGTACCGACGGAGCTGTCGCACGCTGCCGGGCTCGCGGCCGCCACCACGCGGCGGCACGCCTGGCTGCGGGACCACGCGTGGTGGACCCTCGCCGCAGCGGTTCTACTCGTCGCGGCGATGACCGCCGCGGTCCGCTTCGTCATGCCTCACGGCGATGCGTCCGCAGCAGCGGCAGCGCCGGTCACCTCGTCGGTCGAGCTCGCGGTGCTGCCGCTGCGCGTGCTGCCCTCGCCCGAGCCGGGCGACATCTCCTACATGGGCGTCGGCATCGCGGAAGCGATCACCACACGGCTCGCCAACGTGCGGCAGCTCAGGGTGCGGCCCATTTCTGCCGTGCTGCCGTTTCGCGACGGCCCACTGGAGCCAGCTCGCATCGCAGCCGCCCTCCGCGTCGGGCACCTGCTCGTCGGCACCATCCAGCCGCTGGCCGGCACTTGGCGCGTGAGCGTTCAACTGGTCGAGGCCGACGGGGTCGCCGTCTGGGGGCGCAGTTACGACGAGCCCCGCACGGACCTGCTGCACGTGCAGGATGCGATTGCCGAGCAGGTGGTGCACGCGCTCCGCGTGGAGCTGTCGCCGCCCGAGGTCGCGCGGTTGCACGTGCGATACACGCGCGACCCCGTGGCGTACGACCTCTACCTGCGCGGCCGTGCGCGCCTGGTCGACTACTCGGAAGACCACATGCGGGAGGCGCTGGACCTGTTCGAACAGGCGCTTGCGCGCGATCCCGGCTACGCGCTGGCACGTGCTGCGCTGGCGACGGGGCTCGCCTGGTTCAGCGTGCGGTACGCCTACGAGGAAGAGGCCAACGCCTGGGGCGCCCGTGCGGAGCGCGAGGGACAACAGGCCCTGAGCCAGGACCCGAGCCTGGCCGACGCGCACCTCGCGCTGGCAAACGCGGCCGGCACCCTCTATGGCCGGTTCGACTGGGGTGCCGTCCTGTCGCACACCAGCCGCGCCCTGGCGCTCGACCCCTCCCTCGATCTCGCGCATGTGGTCCGCATGCGCGCCTTCTACCACCTGGGGCGACTCGACGAGGCGCGAGCGGAAGCGGCGCGGGTTCGCACCCTGAACCCGTTCCCCAACCTGGAGACCGCCCGCATCACGATCGCCGTGCATCTGGCCGCCGGGGAGTTCGAGCAGACGGCCACGCTCGCCTCTCAGGTCCTCGGCCAGACACGGACCGACGTGCCCGCGATTCGGCAGTACCTCGCGATGGCCCGCTACTACACCGGGCATGTCGAGGAGGCGCGCGCGATGCTCTCGGGGATCCGCCGCGGCGGCCATCCGGATGTCCGCGCGCAGGCCTCACTCGCCTCCATCGAGGCCGCCAGCGGGCGGCGTGCGGAGGCCCGCAGGCGCATCGGCGCAATCCTGCGGACTGGCTACATGGACCACCACGTGGCGTACAGCCTTGCGGCGGCGTATGCCCAACTCCGTGATCCGCAGGCGAGCGTGACGTGGCTGACCCGTGCTGCCGACAGCGGATTCCCGTGCGTGCCGTACATCGAGCACGACACGCTGTTCGCGCCGGTGCGCGACGTCCCCGCCTTCAGGGCGCTGCTGCGTGACTTGCGCGCGCGTGCCGAGCAGGCGCCCGCCTCCCGACCCCCGCTCGAGCCGTTGCCGCAGCCGGCTCGGTCCGCGCGTGACGAATCAGTCACCGCCGCGCGCGGCAGGTAATCGCCCGACCCGTGTCTGGCCCCGTCGGCCTCTCGCCGCCAGGACCGGCCGCACGACGTCGGCAAGCCGCGCCACGAGGCAGTCTGTAGCCGTCGGACCCGTCGGCCGGGCGAGCCGCCCGTGAGCACGGCTCCGGAACCGCGGGCGCCGGGCTCGCGTCAAAGGCCGACAGTCACGCATCGACCCACTGATGGCCGCACCCGCGCAGTCCCTCGACGAGCAGCGGCGCGAGTTCGCGTCGCGGCGGTTCCTCGCCATGCCGCTGGCCGGCACCGTCGCGTGGCTGGTGGTCGCCGCAGGCGGCGTGTTCGCGCCGCGTGCCGCCTGGCTCGTGCTGTTCATCGCGACCGGCTCGATCGCCTATCTCGGTATCGGCCTGTCGAAACTCACCGGCGAGGATTTTCTCGACAGGTCGCGGCCGAAGAACGCCTTCGACGCCCTGTTCTTCCACACCGTGGGGATGTCGCTGCTGGTGTACGGCATCGCGATTCCGTTCTTCATGGTGGAGCACTCGTCGCTGCCGCTCTCGGTCGGCATCCTGAGCGGGCTGATGTGGCTGCCGGTGTCGTGGTTGCTCCAGCACTGGGTGGGCTACTTCCACGCGGGTGCACGCACGCTCCTGCTCGTCGCCGCGCACTACCTGTTCCCCGGTCAGCGCTTCATCGTGTTGCCGCTCGTCATCGTCGCCGTCTACGCCGTGACGATTGTCGCCCTCGAGCAACGCTGGCGAGCCCTCCGCAATGTGAAATTGGACATGTGAAATGCTCGGGCGAGGGCCTTCGGCCACTCGCGGCCTGGCATGTGAGGGCGAGGAGAAGTACTCCATGGCCAGCGGCAGTGTCCGTGAGTATCCTGGCGCGGCATGACCGAGCAGCGCGCGCGTTACGGTTGGGAGTCTGACTTCCCCGGGTTCTCCGCGTCCGATCCCAAGGCGATCCGAGACAGGTTGCAATCGTTCGTGCGGGATGCCTCGCCCGAACAGCTGCGCGCGTGGACGGACTCGATTCCGCCACTCCAGCGTGAGGTCGGTGAGGTCCTGCTCAGGGATCAGCTGGCGGGGAAGTACTCGGCCATCCTCGAGTATGAGCTCCCGCTCGAGTCGCGTCGGCCAGACGTGGTCCTGCTCGTGGGCGACGGCGTGCTGGTCATCGAACTGAAGGGCAAGGAGCAACCGTCACAGGCAGACATCGACCAGGCTGCGGCGTACGCCCGCGATCTGAAGTGCTACCACCGTGAATGCTGGGAGCGCGAAGTCGTACCCGTGCTCGTGCCAACGAGAGCGCGTGGCTACGTCGGGCAGGAGGGCCACGTGCACGTGGCCGGCCCCGATGCCGTGGATTGGCTGGTCGAGCAACTGTCGGCGCGGGCGGTGCGGGGCGACGTGCTGTCTCGCGAGCGCTTCCTCGACGAGGACGCCTACTGCCCGCTCCCGACCCTCATCGAGGCGGCACGCGAGCTGTTCGAGTCACGAACGCTGCGCCGCATCCACAGGGCGCACGCGGACACTGCGCCCGCGCTCGACGCGATCAGCGAGATCATCCACCACGCGGCCGCCACCGGCACGCGCCACCTGGTGCTGCTCACCGGAGTGCCTGGCGCCGGCAAGACACTCGTGGGGCTGCAAACCGCGCACGCGCGATTCCTCGACGATCTTGCCGTATCGCGGGGCGGAGGTCGTCCGGCGTCGCCAGCCGTGTTCCTCAGTGGGAACGGCCCCCTTGTCGAG from Luteitalea sp. TBR-22 includes:
- a CDS encoding thioredoxin-like domain-containing protein, whose translation is MEEEVGPVRAPELDGAIAWLNTPAPITLAQLRGKVVLLDFWTYGCINCLHVLPDLQRLQAKFQDELVVIGIHAAKFDNERSTENIRRTLQRLGIRHPVANDAAFRIWQAYTVRAWPTQVLIDPRGYVVGTATGEGHGAQLEEVIGAVATVFEQEGLLDRTPRPLAPVDRADDGPLAFPGKVLADEAGGRLFIADTQHHRIVETDLDGRIGRVFGTGTPGRDYGPADAAQFQEPQGLALAGDTLWVADAGNHLIRRIDLVSGMVSTVAGTGRQATWQQSDGGAALETSLNSPWDLAWDGRLLFIAMAGPHQVWLLDPARGLVLRYAGTGAEGRADGDVDAAAFAQPSGLAIDGRTLLVADAEANIVRAVALPPENTVRTLAGGDLFEFGDVDGEGDAARFQHPLGLAVSEGQVLVADTYNHRIRRLDPVSGRVTRWVGSGRPGHVDGAPHQACFYEPGGLSASSTHVYVADTNNHAVRVIEIASGEVRTLRIT
- a CDS encoding OsmC family protein: MIRTSKAQWNGGLKDGNGTVKLGSGAYEGQYSFTSRFESGTGTNPEELIAAAHAGCFSMALSAGLGKAGINATRINTEAKVNFEKVGDGFSITRIDLVTEGVVPGIDQATFLEHAEAAKKGCPISRALASVEITLDAKLVS
- the ggt gene encoding gamma-glutamyltransferase, coding for MTAPSRFARAIVAAAVAVACGATMVAQDRLSGRPFASRSEVIARHGMVATSHPFATQIALDVLKSGGNAVDAAIAANAFLGLGDPGNSGIGGDLFAMVWDPKTRQPYGLNSSGRSARGMTLAELKRRGLSQIPANGPLAVSVPGCVDGWFMLHARFGRTPMAQLLAPTIAYAREGIPVAPDISDDSRLRLSQRLPATPAGSFANLRALYMPGGQFPAKGAIFRNPDLATSLELIAKGGRDAYYKGQIAKAIATHIQAQGGFLSVEDFAAHTSDWVTPVSTTYRGHRVWEMPPNTQGSAVLEMLNVLEGVDLAKAGFGSADHVHWFTEAKKLAFEDLAAVYAEPGSMKVPVEKLLTKEYAAQRRALVKPDVAGVYDSGFPVDSHTVYLTVADKDGMMVSLIQSNSLSFGSMEVAAGTGFALHNRGMWFELREDHPNGYAPGKRPFHTIIPAMVTRNDEPYLSFGLMGGDMQPQGHVQVLLNLIDFGMNLQEAGDAPRIYHVGSFPRSGHVPNVGELNLEAGYPAETIRELMRRGHKVTHAYGMYGGYQAIMRKDGVYYGASESRKDGYAAGY
- a CDS encoding YfiT family bacillithiol transferase produces the protein MSDALRYPVGRFVFDESGDTSVRRDAISTIRQFPQTLRAAAASLSEAQLATPYREGGWTARQVIHHVADSHVNAYVRTRWLLTEDRPDLKAYDEKAWAELPDAALTPIEPSLALVEALHQRWATLLEALPDEAFAREIVHPERGPMTLDKLVQMYAWHGRHHVAHLQIVAGTQA
- a CDS encoding aldo/keto reductase → MPQRALGPAKIPVSALGLGCMGMSDFYGPRDDAQSIATLVRAVELGVTLFDTADMYGPYTNEQLVGRALRPFRDRVLLATKFGIVRDLADPSKRSIRGTPEYVKASCDGSLQRLGVDHIDLYYQHRVDPDTPIEETVGAMADLVKAGKVRFLGLSEAGAQTIRRAHAVHPIAALQSEYSLWSRDIEDDVIPTCRELGITLVPYSPLGRGFLTGAIRRFEDLAEDDFRRRSPRFQGANFAKNLALVDAVAVMAQDKGCTPAQLALAWVLAQGDDMVPIPGTRSIARLEENLAAGDLRLDDADLSRLESISPKGTVAGERYTPDGMAFVNR
- a CDS encoding beta-propeller fold lactonase family protein; protein product: MRHSIRVYTTLGATMGLACWGVVTLPAASTWPGTAGTIWVANRGAHSIRGFDAATGAVVRTVPMATNSQPGDLAYANGKLYVAEEFGASPAVVVVDEDTGETLTRIIPPGGIRPHHVHASPGGTLVAVGLYGTDKVAIIDTHADMLIGTWDVDPDASTARVHAAVFSNSGRTIYLTSDATSEVIAMDPFTGTVLWRLAVPGAHELAITHDERIAYVSRRTANRIAVIDLTQPYGYEDRLEVGLPDTLRLSANEKLLTVGLRTTPARLAVVNTETFEHTLVTLGRPDELTTLGAHQWTAPNGRYTFAAYEGGTAPGVAVIDHPAGHVVVDRWPYPGRPHGVTHAHP
- a CDS encoding winged helix-turn-helix domain-containing protein produces the protein MDTRATKARLRFGPFELDTAAGELHRGRERVRLQEHPRQVLEALLERPGEVVSRTALRERLWSQDTFVDFEHGLNTAIKKLRQALGDSADAPEFVETLARRGYRFIAPVQRVVSPPGADVPVPTELSHAAGLAAATTRRHAWLRDHAWWTLAAAVLLVAAMTAAVRFVMPHGDASAAAAAPVTSSVELAVLPLRVLPSPEPGDISYMGVGIAEAITTRLANVRQLRVRPISAVLPFRDGPLEPARIAAALRVGHLLVGTIQPLAGTWRVSVQLVEADGVAVWGRSYDEPRTDLLHVQDAIAEQVVHALRVELSPPEVARLHVRYTRDPVAYDLYLRGRARLVDYSEDHMREALDLFEQALARDPGYALARAALATGLAWFSVRYAYEEEANAWGARAEREGQQALSQDPSLADAHLALANAAGTLYGRFDWGAVLSHTSRALALDPSLDLAHVVRMRAFYHLGRLDEARAEAARVRTLNPFPNLETARITIAVHLAAGEFEQTATLASQVLGQTRTDVPAIRQYLAMARYYTGHVEEARAMLSGIRRGGHPDVRAQASLASIEAASGRRAEARRRIGAILRTGYMDHHVAYSLAAAYAQLRDPQASVTWLTRAADSGFPCVPYIEHDTLFAPVRDVPAFRALLRDLRARAEQAPASRPPLEPLPQPARSARDESVTAARGR